The following nucleotide sequence is from Herpetosiphonaceae bacterium.
CGGTGCTGGCGCATCCTGGGCGCTCCAAAGGCGTGTACGCGATCCCGGCGACGGCGGAGGATGTCGCGGCGATGGCGGCGGTTGGCCTGGACGGGATCGAGGCGCTCTACTCAGGACATAGCGCCGAGCAGCAGCAATGCTACGGCGATCTGGCGCGGCGGTACGGCCTGCTGATCACGGCTGGCTCCGACTCGCATCATCCGGCGCAGGGCTTGCGGGGTCGTCCGGCGCGGGATTGCGCGGCGTTTCTGATGCGGCTGGGCATTCCATTCGAGTAAGGCCGCGCGGCTGATGGCCCGTAGCTTGCGACGCGGCTGTCTCATGAGGTTTGACAATCACATTCGGTAAGCGCGTACTTGCGATACGCCCTACGGAGCCATATCGCACCAAAGCATTGCCAGCGGCGCACAGGAGGCGGGTACGAGGCCGACGATATTAGAATCCAGGGGGCACCTGCGGATTGGTTTCGTGCTGCTGGCGCTGGTGCTGGCGATCGGCACGGCTGGCTATATCTGGCTGGAAGATCTGCCGCCGCTTCAGGCGTTTTACTCGACGCTGCTGGTCGTATCGACGCTGGGCTTCAGCCAGTTTATGCCCAGGACATCGGGCGGCATCATCCTGACCATCGGGCTGATCTTTAGCGGCGTCGGCACGTTATACTATCTGCTCGGCAGCTTCGCGGAAGCGCTGATCGAAACATCGCTAGGCACACGACGAGAGCGACGCATGGAACGACAGATCGCCAAGCTGCGCAAGCACTACATCGTCTGCGGCTATGGCCGCGTGGGCCGTCATGCCGCGCAAGAGCTGAGCTTGCAGCGGCAACTGTTTGTGATCGTCGACATCGACCCGGAGATGGTCGAAGATGCCCGCAGCCAGGGCTGCATCGCGATTCTCGGCGATGCGACGGAAGATCGGGTGCTGCGGCAGGTGGGCGTCGAGCGGGCGAAAGGCTTGCTGATCGCTACAGCCTCGGATGCGGCGAATGTGTTTATCACGCTGACGGCGCGCGCGTTCAACGACCGGCTGATGATTGTCGCGCGGGCCAGCGACGAGTCGACGGAGTCGAAGCTGCTCAAGGCGGGCGCGGACAAGGTGATCGCGCCGGAAGTGGTGGGCGGGCAGCGCATGGCGGCACTTGTGCTGCGCCCCGAAACCACCGATCTGGTCGATACGCTCACGCTCGCGCACGACGAGCAAAGCTGGATCGACGAGGCCCTGATCGATCAAGGGTCGGCGCTCTG
It contains:
- a CDS encoding potassium channel protein — encoded protein: MLLALVLAIGTAGYIWLEDLPPLQAFYSTLLVVSTLGFSQFMPRTSGGIILTIGLIFSGVGTLYYLLGSFAEALIETSLGTRRERRMERQIAKLRKHYIVCGYGRVGRHAAQELSLQRQLFVIVDIDPEMVEDARSQGCIAILGDATEDRVLRQVGVERAKGLLIATASDAANVFITLTARAFNDRLMIVARASDESTESKLLKAGADKVIAPEVVGGQRMAALVLRPETTDLVDTLTLAHDEQSWIDEALIDQGSALCGLTLGETSIHSRTGARVIAIRRASGELITNPDGQEALHPGDVLISVGDRDQLAQVEALTQSAPEQSARKEYADETIGSANR